Proteins encoded together in one Eublepharis macularius isolate TG4126 chromosome 2, MPM_Emac_v1.0, whole genome shotgun sequence window:
- the LOC129324423 gene encoding 60S ribosomal protein L17-like, which yields MVHYSLDPENHTKSCKSRGSNLRVHSKNTCETAQAIKGMHIRKATKYLKDVTLKKQCVPFRRYNGGVGRCAQAKQWGWTQGRWPKKSAEFLLYMLKNAESNAELKGLDVDSLVIEHIQVNKAPKMRRRTYRAHGRINPYMSSPCHIEMILMEKEQIVPKPEEEVAQKKKTSQKKLKKQKLMARE from the coding sequence ATGGTTCACTATTCGCTTGATCCAGAGAACCACACAAAGTCATGCAAGTCGAGGGGCTCCAACCTTCGAGTCCACTCCAAGAATACATGTGAGACAGCCCAAGCTATCAAGGGTATGCACATTCGGAAGGCCACCAAATATTTGAAAGATGTGACATTGAAGAAACAGTGTGTTCCCTTTCGTCGCTACAATGGCGGGGTTGGCAGATGTGCTCAGGCCAAGCAGTGGGGCTGGACCCAGGGGCGCTGGCCGAAGAAGAGTGCTGAGTTCCTCCTGTATATGCTCAAGAATGCTGAGAGCAATGCTGAGCTGAAGGGTCTGGATGTGGATTCTCTAGTAATTGAGCACATTCAGGTCAACAAAGCTCCCAAAATGCGGAGACGAACCTACAGGGCTCATGGCCGCATCAACCCCTATATGAGTTCTCCCTGCCACATTGAGATGATCCTCATGGAGAAGGAGCAGATTGTTCCCAAGCCAGAAGAAGAAGTTGCTCAGAAGAAGAAGACATCTCAGAAGAAATTGAAGAAGCAGAAACTTATGGCTCGAGAATAA